From a region of the Pseudoxanthomonas sp. X-1 genome:
- a CDS encoding glycosyltransferase: protein MNSVRRRGPRGLFLLNLSAWIRQSSGLGLLYRKLPLSWRVAAARLLAAPSAADARFPRTSAWNRSLPTSFAEHISLPQLAVGPGVNILGYIHGQFGLGESARMYARALIEAGIPVRLFDIDLGLPHGWDDHSLDPWIGEDLPHQVNIIFVNPDYLKAALEFVGAERLVGKHLIACWFWELERVPDSWLPAIGLVDEIMVATRFIENAFSRVTDKPILRVPQPLAAITDSGLQRVDFGLEEGKFIFLVAFDFNSWIERKNPYAAIAAFMRAFPKERDDVRLLVKSSNGYRHQDWFRRLLNEAAADPRIIVRDEVIERAHIHALQRCCDAYVSLHRAEGFGLGLAECMAIGKPVIGTAWSGNLDFMDESNSFPVSFRMAPVRATDYPVGAGAWWAEPDIEQAAAHMRRLVHDRGLVDSVSAKASLDIQRSNSGMLAARLIGARLQELAGMGNNITKQRAGDAA from the coding sequence GTGAACAGTGTTCGCCGGCGTGGGCCGAGGGGCCTTTTTCTGCTCAACTTGTCTGCATGGATCCGGCAGAGCAGCGGATTAGGATTGCTTTACAGGAAGCTGCCGCTGTCCTGGCGCGTGGCGGCGGCGCGGTTGCTGGCGGCGCCGTCCGCGGCCGATGCACGTTTTCCGCGGACATCCGCGTGGAACCGTTCATTGCCTACATCCTTCGCCGAGCACATTTCGCTGCCTCAGCTGGCCGTCGGGCCGGGTGTCAACATTCTTGGCTACATACATGGGCAATTTGGCCTGGGTGAAAGCGCGCGCATGTACGCACGCGCACTGATCGAAGCCGGGATACCCGTGCGACTGTTCGATATCGATCTTGGCTTGCCGCACGGCTGGGACGACCATAGTCTGGATCCTTGGATCGGCGAGGATCTGCCCCATCAGGTCAACATCATTTTCGTCAATCCGGATTACTTGAAGGCCGCGCTGGAATTCGTGGGCGCTGAGCGTCTGGTGGGCAAGCACCTGATCGCCTGCTGGTTCTGGGAACTTGAGCGCGTACCTGATTCCTGGCTTCCCGCGATCGGCCTGGTCGACGAGATCATGGTGGCTACCCGCTTCATCGAAAACGCATTCTCCAGGGTCACTGATAAGCCGATCCTGCGCGTGCCGCAGCCACTTGCAGCCATCACCGACAGCGGTCTGCAGCGGGTGGACTTTGGGCTTGAGGAAGGCAAGTTCATCTTTCTAGTGGCGTTCGATTTCAATTCCTGGATCGAGCGCAAGAATCCCTATGCCGCTATCGCCGCATTCATGCGAGCATTTCCGAAGGAGCGGGACGATGTACGCCTGTTGGTTAAATCGAGCAACGGGTATCGCCACCAAGACTGGTTTCGTCGCCTTCTCAACGAAGCGGCGGCCGACCCGCGCATCATCGTTCGCGACGAGGTGATTGAGCGCGCGCATATACATGCACTGCAACGTTGCTGCGACGCCTACGTGTCGCTGCATCGGGCGGAAGGCTTTGGCCTGGGACTGGCTGAATGCATGGCGATCGGCAAGCCCGTCATCGGCACCGCTTGGTCAGGAAATCTGGATTTCATGGACGAGTCCAACAGTTTCCCGGTTTCTTTCAGGATGGCGCCGGTAAGGGCCACTGATTATCCGGTCGGCGCGGGCGCCTGGTGGGCCGAGCCTGATATCGAACAGGCCGCCGCGCATATGCGAAGGCTAGTTCATGATCGGGGTTTGGTTGATTCGGTGAGCGCGAAGGCGTCGCTGGATATCCAGCGTTCCAATTCAGGGATGCTGGCGGCCCGACTAATTGGAGCACGGCTACAGGAGCTCGCCGGTATGGGCAATAATATAACGAAACAACGTGCGGGAGATGCGGCATGA
- a CDS encoding cystathionine gamma-synthase has product MSDHTRGSQDGDSSLALATLAIHGGQAPDPSTGAVMPPIYATSTYAQPSPGQHSGFEYSRTQNPTRFAYERCIAALEGGSRGFAFASGMAATATVLELLDSGDHVIAMDDLYGGSYRLFERVRKRSAGLDFSFVDLTDVAAFEAAITPKTRLVWIETPTNPMLKIVDIAAIAEVARRRGLKVVVDNTFASPMLQRPLTLGAHLVVHSATKYLNGHSDMVGGVAVVGDDAELAEQLAFLQNSAGAVQGPFDSFLALRGLKTLHLRMKAHCDNALALAQWLQTQDAVAQVIYPGLTTHPQHALAARQMSGFGGIISFELKGGAAAAKSFCERTRLFTLAESLGGVESLVNVPALMTHASIPAERRARLGITDGLVRLSVGVEEVGDLRQDLELVLT; this is encoded by the coding sequence ATGTCCGACCATACCCGCGGGAGCCAGGACGGCGACAGCAGCCTGGCTTTGGCGACGCTCGCCATCCACGGCGGGCAGGCGCCCGACCCCAGCACCGGGGCGGTGATGCCGCCCATCTACGCCACGTCCACCTACGCCCAGCCGAGCCCGGGCCAGCACAGCGGCTTCGAATACAGCCGCACGCAGAACCCGACCCGCTTCGCCTATGAGCGCTGTATCGCGGCGCTGGAAGGTGGGAGCCGCGGCTTCGCCTTCGCCTCGGGCATGGCCGCCACCGCGACCGTGCTGGAGCTGCTGGACAGTGGCGACCATGTCATCGCCATGGACGACCTGTACGGCGGCAGCTACCGCCTGTTCGAGCGCGTGCGCAAGCGCAGCGCCGGGCTGGATTTCAGCTTCGTCGACCTGACCGACGTGGCGGCGTTCGAGGCGGCCATCACGCCGAAAACCAGGCTGGTGTGGATCGAAACCCCCACCAACCCGATGCTCAAGATCGTGGACATCGCCGCGATCGCGGAGGTCGCCCGCAGGCGCGGCCTGAAGGTGGTGGTTGACAACACCTTCGCCTCGCCGATGCTGCAGCGCCCGCTCACCCTGGGCGCGCACCTGGTGGTGCATTCGGCCACCAAATACCTCAACGGCCACTCGGACATGGTCGGCGGCGTGGCCGTGGTTGGGGACGACGCCGAACTAGCCGAGCAACTGGCCTTCCTGCAGAACTCCGCCGGCGCGGTGCAGGGCCCGTTCGACAGCTTCCTGGCCCTGCGTGGCCTGAAGACGCTGCACCTGCGCATGAAGGCCCACTGCGACAACGCCTTGGCCCTGGCGCAGTGGCTGCAGACCCAGGACGCCGTCGCCCAGGTGATCTACCCCGGCCTGACCACGCACCCCCAGCACGCCCTGGCCGCCAGGCAGATGTCCGGCTTCGGCGGCATCATCTCCTTCGAACTCAAGGGCGGCGCGGCCGCGGCCAAGTCCTTCTGCGAGCGCACCCGGCTGTTCACCCTGGCCGAATCCCTCGGCGGCGTCGAAAGCCTGGTCAACGTCCCCGCCCTGATGACCCACGCCTCCATCCCCGCCGAGCGCCGCGCGCGCCTGGGCATCACCGACGGGTTGGTGCGGTTGAGTGTGGGGGTGGAGGAGGTGGGGGATTTGCGTCAGGACCTGGAGCTCGTGCTGACGTGA
- a CDS encoding pyridoxal-phosphate dependent enzyme produces the protein MAIHSSVLELIGRTPIVKAQHLDTGVCELYLKLESANPGGSIKDRIGLSMIGAAEARGDLKPGATLVEGTAGNTGLGLALVAQQKGYRLILVVPDKMSREKIFNLKAMGAEVVLTRSDVAKGHPEYYQDLAARIASETPGAYFINQFGNPDNPAAHEFGTGPEILEQMDGRLDAIVFGCGSSGTMTGLSRAFAKASPDTELVLADPVGSILTEYINEGTLSEKSGSWLVEGIGEDFLPGISDFSRVKKAYAIPDKESFLTARELLAKEGILGGSSTGTLLAAALRYCREQTTPKRVLVFVCDTGNKYLSKMYNDYWMLDNGFIERPQHGDLRDLILRPYSQKDTVVVAPTDLLTTAYQRMKLYDVSQLPVMEGEKLVGIIDESDVLLHVYGDEARFGDPVATAMVSKLERLDVASPIEALLPVFDRGQVAIVMQGEQFLGLITRIDLLNYLRRRVQ, from the coding sequence ATGGCGATCCATTCCTCGGTCCTCGAACTGATCGGCCGCACCCCCATCGTCAAGGCCCAGCACCTGGACACCGGTGTGTGCGAGCTGTACCTGAAGCTTGAGAGCGCCAACCCCGGCGGCTCGATCAAGGACCGCATCGGCCTGTCGATGATCGGCGCGGCCGAGGCGCGCGGCGACCTCAAGCCGGGCGCGACCCTGGTCGAGGGCACCGCGGGCAATACCGGCCTGGGCCTGGCGCTGGTGGCCCAGCAGAAGGGCTACCGCCTGATCCTGGTGGTGCCGGACAAGATGAGCCGGGAGAAGATCTTCAACCTCAAGGCCATGGGCGCCGAGGTGGTGCTGACCCGCTCGGACGTGGCCAAGGGGCATCCGGAGTACTACCAGGACCTGGCCGCGCGCATCGCCAGCGAGACCCCGGGCGCCTACTTCATCAACCAGTTCGGCAACCCGGACAACCCGGCCGCGCATGAGTTCGGTACCGGCCCGGAGATCCTGGAGCAGATGGACGGCCGGCTGGATGCGATCGTGTTCGGCTGCGGCAGCTCGGGCACGATGACCGGCCTGTCGCGCGCCTTCGCCAAGGCCTCGCCGGACACCGAACTGGTGCTGGCCGACCCGGTCGGCTCGATCCTGACCGAGTACATCAACGAAGGCACGCTGAGCGAGAAGTCCGGCAGCTGGCTGGTGGAAGGCATCGGCGAGGACTTCCTGCCCGGCATCTCCGATTTCAGCCGGGTCAAGAAGGCCTATGCGATCCCGGACAAGGAGAGCTTCCTGACCGCGCGCGAGCTGCTGGCCAAGGAAGGGATCCTGGGCGGTTCCTCGACCGGCACGCTGCTGGCCGCCGCGCTGCGCTACTGCCGCGAGCAGACCACGCCCAAGCGCGTGCTGGTGTTCGTCTGCGACACCGGCAACAAGTACCTGTCCAAGATGTACAACGACTACTGGATGCTGGACAACGGCTTCATCGAACGCCCCCAGCACGGCGACCTGCGTGACCTGATCCTGCGCCCGTACAGCCAGAAGGACACGGTGGTGGTCGCCCCCACCGACCTGCTGACCACCGCCTACCAGCGCATGAAGCTCTACGACGTCTCGCAGCTGCCGGTGATGGAGGGCGAGAAGCTGGTCGGCATCATCGACGAGTCCGACGTGCTGCTGCACGTGTATGGCGACGAAGCGCGCTTCGGCGACCCGGTCGCCACCGCGATGGTCAGCAAACTGGAGCGGCTGGACGTGGCCTCGCCGATCGAGGCGCTGCTGCCGGTGTTCGATCGCGGCCAGGTGGCGATCGTGATGCAGGGCGAGCAGTTCCTGGGGCTCATCACCCGCATCGACCTGCTCAACTATCTGCGCCGGCGCGTGCAGTGA
- a CDS encoding YdcH family protein, whose translation MFEEQPQSEIEALIKIDPEFKELYERHRKLNKKVMDAELGVLPIDDVTLGQMKREKLLAKQRLQRKYESAPH comes from the coding sequence ATGTTTGAAGAGCAGCCGCAGTCCGAAATCGAGGCCCTGATCAAGATCGATCCCGAGTTCAAGGAGCTCTACGAGCGCCACCGCAAGCTCAACAAGAAGGTCATGGACGCCGAGCTGGGTGTGTTGCCCATCGACGACGTCACCCTGGGCCAGATGAAGCGCGAGAAGCTCCTGGCCAAGCAGCGCCTCCAGCGCAAGTACGAATCCGCCCCCCACTGA
- a CDS encoding DUF4398 domain-containing protein — MTGLAFLALGGAAQAQDVGVAELAAAQAAVQRASDADADQYAPDLIQAARDKISQAQALGESRSGRKQVPLLAQQAQADADLARARSAQAAVQARLAQEQSEIDRLQKVLAAPPPAPPAPPPAPLPPLPPQDALPTLPSAAPGGTP, encoded by the coding sequence GTGACCGGCTTGGCCTTCCTCGCACTCGGCGGCGCCGCGCAGGCGCAGGACGTGGGCGTGGCCGAACTGGCCGCCGCCCAGGCCGCGGTGCAGCGCGCCAGCGACGCCGATGCCGACCAGTACGCGCCCGACCTGATCCAGGCCGCGCGCGACAAGATCTCCCAGGCACAGGCCCTGGGTGAATCGCGCAGCGGCCGCAAGCAGGTCCCGCTGCTGGCCCAGCAGGCGCAGGCCGACGCCGACCTGGCGCGGGCCCGCAGCGCCCAGGCCGCCGTCCAGGCGCGCCTGGCGCAGGAGCAGTCCGAGATCGATCGCCTGCAGAAGGTGCTGGCCGCCCCGCCGCCGGCCCCGCCCGCGCCGCCCCCGGCGCCGCTGCCGCCGCTGCCGCCGCAGGACGCACTGCCCACGCTTCCCTCCGCCGCGCCGGGAGGCACGCCATGA
- a CDS encoding PilT/PilU family type 4a pilus ATPase, giving the protein MDIGYFLKLMTEKNASDMFLTTGAPVYIKIEGRLYPLGNTGLPPGMVKKIAYSLMDEGQVPQFERDLELNMAVALAEAGRFRVNVFKQRGEVGMVIRAIRSKIPSIEELQLPEVLKDIIMTPRGLVLLVGSTGSGKSTSLASMIDYRNSSTTGHILTIEDPIEYLHRHKQSIVNQREVGLDTHAFHNALKNAMREAPDVILIGEILDATTMEAAIAFAETGHLCLATLHSNNADQTIERILNFFPETAHKNVLMNLALNLRAVVSQRLVKGVDGRRLPAAEVLLNTPVIRDLLRRGQIHEIKQAMEESLEEGMESFDQCLFRMAKEGKISQEEALRAADSRDGLALKFRLSEGASGEHDPYADLYESSSSSTITHGFG; this is encoded by the coding sequence ATGGACATCGGCTATTTCCTCAAGCTGATGACGGAAAAGAACGCGTCGGACATGTTCCTGACCACCGGCGCGCCCGTCTACATCAAGATCGAAGGCAGGCTCTACCCCCTTGGCAACACCGGCCTGCCGCCGGGCATGGTCAAGAAAATCGCCTATTCGCTGATGGACGAGGGCCAGGTGCCGCAGTTCGAGCGCGACCTGGAGCTCAACATGGCCGTGGCCCTGGCCGAGGCCGGGCGCTTCCGCGTCAATGTATTCAAGCAGCGCGGCGAGGTGGGCATGGTCATCCGCGCCATCCGCAGCAAGATCCCCTCGATCGAGGAGCTGCAGCTGCCGGAGGTGCTCAAGGACATCATCATGACCCCGCGTGGGCTGGTGCTGCTGGTCGGCTCGACCGGCTCGGGCAAGTCGACCTCGCTGGCCTCGATGATCGACTACCGCAACTCCAGCACCACCGGGCACATCCTCACCATCGAGGATCCGATCGAATACCTGCACCGGCACAAGCAGTCCATCGTCAACCAGCGTGAGGTCGGCCTGGACACCCACGCCTTCCACAACGCGCTGAAGAACGCCATGCGCGAGGCGCCGGACGTGATCCTGATCGGCGAGATCCTGGATGCGACCACCATGGAGGCGGCCATCGCCTTCGCCGAGACCGGCCACCTGTGCCTGGCCACGCTGCACTCCAACAACGCCGACCAGACCATCGAGCGCATCCTCAACTTCTTCCCCGAGACCGCGCACAAGAACGTGCTGATGAACCTGGCGCTCAACCTGCGCGCCGTGGTCTCCCAGCGCCTGGTCAAGGGCGTGGACGGGCGCCGGCTTCCGGCCGCCGAGGTCCTGCTCAACACCCCGGTGATCCGCGACCTGCTGCGCCGCGGCCAGATCCATGAGATCAAGCAGGCCATGGAGGAGTCGCTGGAGGAAGGCATGGAGTCCTTCGACCAGTGCCTGTTCCGCATGGCCAAGGAAGGCAAGATCAGCCAGGAGGAGGCGCTGCGTGCCGCCGATTCGCGCGATGGCCTGGCGCTGAAGTTCCGCCTGTCCGAGGGCGCTTCGGGCGAGCACGACCCCTACGCCGACCTCTACGAAAGCAGCTCGTCCTCGACGATCACGCACGGCTTCGGCTGA
- the maiA gene encoding maleylacetoacetate isomerase, translating to MSDRLRLYSYWRSSAAYRVRIGLNLKGLPYDLEPVHLVRDGGQQHQPDYARLNPQHLVPTLMHGKRVLRQSLAILEYLDESWPERPLMPSSARDRARVRALAQLVACDIHPLGNLRVLRFFDEEWRVPPVEREAWVRHWVSEGLQAMETLLADDLVTGTYCHGEAPGLADCCLIPQLYNARRFGVDLSPYPVIARIEQACLALPAFIHASPERQPDAPGPAPLEA from the coding sequence GTGTCGGATCGTCTGCGGCTGTATTCCTACTGGCGCTCCAGCGCCGCCTACCGGGTCCGCATCGGACTGAACCTCAAGGGCCTGCCCTACGACCTGGAGCCGGTGCACCTGGTGCGCGACGGCGGCCAGCAGCACCAGCCCGACTACGCGCGGCTCAACCCGCAGCACCTGGTACCCACGCTGATGCACGGCAAGCGGGTGCTGCGCCAGTCGCTGGCGATCCTGGAGTACCTGGACGAAAGCTGGCCGGAGCGGCCACTGATGCCGTCCAGCGCCCGCGATCGCGCCCGCGTGCGGGCGTTGGCGCAGCTGGTGGCCTGCGACATCCACCCCCTGGGCAACCTGCGCGTGCTGCGCTTCTTCGACGAGGAATGGCGCGTGCCACCGGTCGAGCGCGAGGCCTGGGTGCGGCACTGGGTGAGCGAGGGGTTGCAGGCGATGGAGACCCTGCTGGCCGACGACCTGGTCACCGGCACCTACTGCCACGGCGAGGCGCCCGGCCTGGCCGACTGCTGCCTGATCCCGCAGCTGTACAACGCGCGCCGCTTCGGGGTGGACCTGTCGCCCTATCCGGTCATCGCCCGCATCGAGCAGGCCTGCCTGGCGCTGCCGGCCTTCATCCACGCCAGCCCCGAGCGCCAGCCCGACGCGCCCGGGCCGGCGCCGCTGGAGGCCTGA
- a CDS encoding fumarylacetoacetate hydrolase family protein codes for MKLGSLKEGGRDGTLIVVSRDLSRAVRAVGIAPTLQRALEDWSTLAPRLRALAQALETDQADGAFALDMAALAAPLPRAYEFLDGSAYLAHVERVRQARGAQVPESFYTDPLMYQATSAGFLGPHEPIRVASEDFGIDLEAEVVVVTDDVPMGVDAARAGEHIQLVGLVNDVSLRNLIPAELAKGFGFLQSKPRSALSPVLVTPDELGEAWAGRKLHLAMRTQLNGAWFGEPEAGVDMQFDFAQLIAHAARTRPLVAGTLVGSGTIANHDIGKGASCLAEQRVVEALRDGQASTPFLAFGDTVRIEMIGRDGASVFGAIEQRVERQA; via the coding sequence ATGAAGCTGGGTTCGTTGAAGGAAGGCGGCCGCGATGGCACGCTGATCGTGGTCTCGCGTGACCTGTCGCGCGCGGTGCGCGCCGTCGGCATCGCCCCGACGCTGCAGCGTGCGCTGGAGGACTGGTCGACGCTTGCCCCGCGCCTGCGGGCGCTGGCGCAGGCGCTGGAAACGGACCAGGCCGACGGCGCGTTCGCGCTGGACATGGCCGCGCTGGCCGCGCCGCTGCCGCGCGCCTATGAATTCCTCGACGGCAGCGCCTACCTGGCCCATGTCGAGCGCGTGCGCCAGGCGCGCGGCGCGCAGGTGCCGGAGAGCTTCTACACCGATCCGCTGATGTACCAGGCCACCAGTGCCGGCTTTCTTGGTCCGCATGAGCCGATCCGCGTGGCCAGCGAGGACTTCGGCATCGACCTGGAGGCCGAAGTGGTGGTGGTCACCGACGACGTGCCCATGGGCGTGGACGCGGCCCGCGCCGGCGAGCACATCCAGCTGGTCGGCCTGGTCAACGATGTGTCCCTGCGCAACCTGATCCCGGCCGAACTGGCCAAGGGCTTCGGCTTTCTGCAGTCCAAGCCGCGCTCGGCGCTCTCGCCGGTGCTGGTCACCCCCGACGAACTGGGCGAGGCCTGGGCCGGGCGCAAGCTGCACCTGGCCATGCGCACCCAGCTCAACGGCGCCTGGTTCGGCGAGCCCGAGGCCGGGGTGGACATGCAGTTCGACTTCGCCCAGCTGATCGCGCACGCCGCGCGGACCCGGCCGCTGGTGGCCGGCACGCTGGTCGGCTCGGGCACCATCGCCAACCACGACATCGGCAAGGGCGCGTCGTGCCTGGCCGAGCAGCGCGTGGTGGAAGCCCTGCGCGACGGGCAGGCGAGCACGCCGTTCCTGGCGTTCGGCGATACGGTGCGCATCGAGATGATCGGGCGCGACGGCGCCTCGGTCTTCGGCGCGATCGAGCAACGGGTCGAACGCCAGGCCTAG
- a CDS encoding 2OG-Fe dioxygenase family protein, with translation MRVSPNPPLTPAAEALERMRLDGYAVLDRAAVGTVTGCDEAALAALAPGWEDLAVDTYLRDGGRYRRRRHACFVQEGETLTLAPHRAHWQSEDYNALHGGMHRWFEPVDPRTLALPAWSRLIAGFGRLFAQLRGQSRWFIEAHQFRIDTTDGIGRPTPEGAHRDGVDFVVVLLVDRVDIKGGETRVFEAEGTHGQRFTLAQPWSALLLDDARVIHESTPIQPLGEAGHRDTLVLTYRAGAFQGED, from the coding sequence ATGCGTGTTTCCCCGAATCCTCCCCTGACCCCGGCCGCCGAGGCGCTCGAGCGCATGCGCCTGGACGGCTACGCCGTGCTGGACCGTGCGGCGGTGGGCACCGTCACCGGCTGCGATGAAGCGGCGCTGGCCGCGCTCGCGCCCGGCTGGGAGGACCTGGCGGTGGACACCTACCTCCGCGATGGCGGCCGCTATCGCCGCCGCCGCCACGCCTGCTTCGTGCAGGAAGGCGAGACGCTGACGCTGGCGCCGCACCGCGCGCACTGGCAGTCGGAGGACTACAACGCCCTGCATGGCGGCATGCACCGCTGGTTCGAGCCGGTCGATCCGCGGACTCTGGCGCTGCCGGCGTGGTCGCGGCTGATCGCAGGCTTCGGCCGGCTGTTCGCCCAACTGCGCGGGCAGTCGCGCTGGTTCATCGAGGCGCACCAGTTCCGCATCGACACCACTGACGGCATCGGCCGGCCCACGCCCGAGGGCGCGCATCGCGACGGTGTGGACTTCGTGGTCGTGCTGCTGGTGGACCGGGTGGACATCAAGGGCGGCGAGACGCGGGTGTTCGAGGCCGAGGGCACGCACGGCCAGCGCTTCACCCTGGCCCAGCCCTGGTCTGCGCTGCTGCTGGACGATGCGCGGGTGATCCACGAGTCCACCCCGATCCAGCCGCTCGGCGAGGCCGGACACCGCGACACGCTGGTGCTGACCTACCGCGCCGGCGCGTTCCAGGGCGAGGACTGA
- the rpsI gene encoding 30S ribosomal protein S9 codes for MAITQNYGTGRRKSSTARVFLRKGSGKITVNDRPLDEFFGRETARMIVRQPLELTKNTESFDIVVTAAGGGTTGQAGAIRLGIARALVEYDETLKSELRKAGFMTRDAREVERKKVGLHKARRATQFSKR; via the coding sequence ATGGCTATCACTCAGAACTACGGCACCGGCCGTCGCAAGTCCTCCACCGCCCGCGTGTTCCTGCGCAAGGGCTCGGGCAAGATCACCGTCAACGACCGTCCGCTGGACGAGTTCTTCGGCCGTGAGACCGCGCGCATGATCGTGCGCCAGCCGCTGGAGCTGACCAAGAACACCGAGAGCTTCGACATCGTCGTGACCGCCGCCGGCGGTGGCACCACCGGCCAGGCCGGCGCGATCCGCCTGGGCATCGCCCGCGCGCTGGTCGAGTACGACGAGACCCTGAAGTCCGAGCTGCGCAAGGCCGGTTTCATGACCCGCGATGCGCGCGAAGTCGAGCGCAAGAAGGTCGGCCTGCACAAGGCGCGTCGCGCCACGCAGTTCTCCAAGCGCTGA
- the rplM gene encoding 50S ribosomal protein L13, which translates to MSTFTAKNETVQRDWYLVDASGKTLGRLSSELARRLRGKHKPVYTPHVDTGDYLVVINAEKIAVTGKKLTDKKYHRFTGYIGNLKTETLQQALERHPERVIETAVKGMLPKGPLGRAMYRKLKVYAGSNHPHAAQQPQVLDI; encoded by the coding sequence ATGAGCACGTTCACCGCAAAGAACGAGACCGTCCAGCGCGACTGGTACCTCGTCGACGCCTCCGGCAAAACGCTGGGCCGTCTGTCCTCCGAGCTGGCCCGCCGCCTGCGTGGCAAGCACAAGCCGGTCTACACCCCGCACGTCGACACTGGCGACTACCTGGTGGTCATCAACGCCGAGAAGATCGCCGTCACCGGCAAGAAGCTCACCGACAAGAAGTACCACCGCTTCACCGGCTACATCGGCAACCTGAAGACCGAGACCCTGCAGCAGGCGCTGGAGCGTCATCCGGAACGCGTGATCGAGACCGCCGTCAAGGGCATGCTGCCGAAGGGCCCGCTGGGCCGCGCCATGTACCGCAAGCTGAAGGTCTACGCCGGTTCCAACCATCCGCACGCCGCACAGCAGCCGCAGGTCCTGGACATCTAA
- the coq7 gene encoding 2-polyprenyl-3-methyl-6-methoxy-1,4-benzoquinone monooxygenase — MTPTRLYSPLDRVLDEAQRALETTLGSPSAQRAYPAAETPEIALDPAERRHAAGLMRINHVGEVCAQALYSGQAAVARDPATRAHLREAAQEETDHLAWCARRLRELDSRPSLLNPLWYSGSYAIGALAGLRGDGWNLGFVVETERQVEAHLDEHLDILPPADLRSRDVLRVMKADEARHADQAEGAGARVLPFPIPAVMQFASQVMKTVAYRL, encoded by the coding sequence ATGACCCCCACCCGCCTGTATTCGCCGCTGGACCGTGTGCTGGACGAAGCCCAGCGCGCGCTGGAGACCACGCTGGGCAGCCCATCGGCCCAGCGCGCCTATCCCGCGGCCGAGACGCCCGAGATCGCCCTGGACCCGGCCGAGCGCCGCCACGCCGCCGGGCTGATGCGCATCAACCATGTCGGCGAGGTCTGCGCGCAGGCCCTGTACTCGGGCCAGGCCGCCGTGGCGCGCGACCCGGCCACCCGCGCCCACCTGCGCGAGGCCGCGCAGGAGGAGACCGACCACCTGGCCTGGTGCGCGCGGCGCCTGCGCGAACTGGACAGCCGGCCCAGCCTGCTCAATCCGCTGTGGTACTCGGGCAGCTACGCCATCGGCGCGCTGGCGGGGCTGCGCGGCGACGGCTGGAACCTGGGCTTCGTGGTCGAGACCGAGCGCCAGGTCGAGGCGCACCTGGACGAGCACCTGGACATCCTGCCGCCGGCCGACCTGCGCAGCCGCGATGTGCTGCGGGTGATGAAGGCCGACGAGGCGCGCCACGCCGACCAGGCCGAGGGTGCCGGCGCCCGGGTCCTGCCCTTCCCGATCCCCGCCGTGATGCAGTTCGCCTCGCAGGTGATGAAGACGGTGGCTTACCGGCTCTGA
- the sugE gene encoding quaternary ammonium compound efflux SMR transporter SugE, translating into MSWVYLLAAGLLEICFAMGLKYTEGFTRLWPSVGTMLAAGASLWLMTQAMKGIPVGTAYAVWTGIGATGVAVAGMLLFAESASPARLACIGLIVAGVVGLKLAS; encoded by the coding sequence ATGTCCTGGGTCTATCTGCTGGCCGCCGGCCTGCTGGAAATCTGCTTCGCCATGGGCCTGAAATACACCGAAGGCTTCACCCGGCTGTGGCCGAGCGTGGGCACGATGCTGGCCGCTGGCGCCAGCCTTTGGCTGATGACCCAGGCGATGAAGGGCATCCCGGTCGGCACGGCCTACGCGGTGTGGACCGGCATCGGCGCCACCGGCGTGGCGGTGGCGGGCATGCTGCTGTTCGCGGAATCGGCCTCGCCGGCGCGGCTGGCCTGCATCGGCCTGATCGTGGCCGGCGTCGTCGGCCTGAAGCTGGCGTCCTAA